A stretch of the Papaver somniferum cultivar HN1 chromosome 6, ASM357369v1, whole genome shotgun sequence genome encodes the following:
- the LOC113286980 gene encoding probable inactive receptor kinase At5g10020: MQINLNLFWFLYVLLLSGGSSRCSNSNGVGVGVAAGAGEDDEEIRSLLEFKKGINDPLGKVINTWNRDGSSSNGGCPKNWNGIGCDITGKSVTSIVLEGLGLSGELKFQTLIGLKMLTNLSLAGNSFSGRLVPGLGSMSTLQHLDLSGNGFYGPIPGRINELWGLLYLDLSKNRFDGGFPTEMNNLQQLKVFDVHSNKLWGDVGDLFKQLRNVERVDLSQNLFYGGLSGNISTLSNTVRYVNLSHNRLNGEFFSSDSIQLFKNLEVLDLGDNQIFGQLPSFGSIPTLQVLKVGNNKLHGPVPPELFATMIPLRELDLSGNRFSGTIPSINSSTLQSLNLSSNSLSGSLPSTLGSLLAVDLSRNAFVGDISIMQNWGSTLEFIDLSSNAISGSLPNSTLQFGSLVSLRIINNTLTGGVPPTLGNSQKLAVVDLSSNQLTGSIPGSLFTSMALTNLNLSGNQLTGSIPFQGSHTSELLVLPSSPALESLDLSKNSLSGPLPSDIGNLGRLKLLNVANNKLSGQIPSELSKIDGLEYLDLSGNNFNGKIPSGLSSNLKVFNVSNNDLSGPLPEDLRDRFPTSSYRPGNSMLVLPKDLPTEAHLNGASRQTDHHRAPSSSVRIAIIVASVGALILIVFVLFAYYRANFHGYSGGNGFSSGNTERNVKLGGFTRPSFFSFHKTATTPPPTSSMSFSNDHLLSSNLRSLSGKKELVTETVERNLSGRRGVADPEVTKPDTSDNPPISGWRSSPGSPLSSSPRFAEAYEQPAMLNVYSPDRLAGELFFLDNSIVFTAEELSRAPAEVLGRSSHGTLYKATLDSGHMLTVKWLRVGLVKHKKDFSKEAKKIGSIRHPNVVSLRAYYWGPREQERLILADYLVGDSLALHLYEGTPRRYSRLSFRQRLKVAVDVARGLCYLHDKSLPHGNLKPTNILLSGTDLNARITDYSLHRLMTPAGTAEQILNFGAMGYGAPELSSASKPLPSYKADVYAFGVILMELLTRRSAGDIISGQSGAVDLTDWVRLCAHEGRGTECFDREMIASGEQTSQKSMDDLLSVSLKCILPVNERPNIRTIYEELCSVSV, translated from the exons ATGCAAATCAATCTGAATCTATTCTGGTTTCTGTATGTATTATTGTTGAGTGGTGGTAGTAGTAGATGTAGTAATAGTAATGGGGTTGGTGTTGGAGTAGCAGCAGGAGCAGGAGAAGATGATGAGGAAATTCGTTCTCTGCTTGAATTTAAGAAGGGGATAAATGATCCACTTGGAAAAGTTATAAACACATGGAATCGAGATGGGTCGTCGTCAAATGGGGGTTGTCCCAAGAATTGGAATGGGATTGGGTGTGATATTACAGGTAAATCTGTCACATCTATTGTTCTTGAAGGATTAGGGTTAAGTGGTGAATTAAAGTTTCAGACTTTGATTGGTTTGAAAATGTTGACTAATTTGAGTTTAGCTGGGAATTCATTTTCTGGTAGACTTGTTCCTGGTCTTGGATCAATGTCTACTCTACAACATTTAGATCTATCAGGGAATGGATTTTATGGTCCGATACCCGGTAGGATTAATGAGTTATGGGGTTTGCTGTATTTAGATCTCTCCAAAAATAGGTTTGATGGTGGGTTTCCTACTGAGATGAATAATCTGCAGCAGTTGAAAGTTTTTGATGTGCATTCTAATAAATTGTGGGGAGATGTTGGTGATCTGTTTAAGCAGCTGAGGAATGTGGAAAGGGTTGATTTGAGTCAGAATTTGTTCTATGGTGGACTTTCTGGGAATATATCGACGTTGTCGAATACTGTTAGATATGTAAATTTGAGTCATAATAGATTGAATGGAGAGTTCTTTTCGTCTGATTCGATTCAGTTGTTTAAGAATTTGGAAGTTTTGGATTTGGGTGATAATCAGATTTTCGGTCAGTTACCTTCATTTGGTTCAATACCTACACTTCAAGTTTTAAAGGTTGGGAATAATAAGTTACATGGTCCTGTACCGCCAGAGTTGTTTGCGACTATGATTCCGTTGCGAGAACTGGACCTCAGTGGGAACAGATTTTCAG GTACAATTCCTAGTATAAATTCGTCGACTCTCCAGTCTTTGAATCTTTCATCAAATTCATTGTCTGGGTCTCTACCATCTACTTTGGGAAGCTTGTTGGCGGTTGATTTGAGCAGAAATGCTTTTGTTGGAGACATATCTATTATGCAGAATTGGGGGAGCACATTAGAGTTTATTGATTTGAGTTCAAATGCAATATCAGGAAGCTTGCCAAACTCAACGTTGCAATTTGGAAGTTTGGTCTCTCTTAGAATCATCAATAATACTTTAACAGGTGGTGTTCCCCCTACATTAGGGAATTCTCAAAAGCTGGCGGTTGTAGACCTTAGTTCCAACCAACTTACTGGTTCTATTCCAGGAAGCTTATTCACTTCAATGGCCTTGACAAATCTGAATCTCTCAGGAAATCAGCTTACAGGATCAATCCCTTTTCAAGGTTCTCATACGTCCGAATTGTTAGTTCTACCGTCTTCTCCAGCTCTAGAATCCCTGGATCTGTCGAAGAACTCGTTATCAGGTCCTTTGCCTTCAGACATAGGTAATTTGGGGAGGCTTAAATTGCTAAATGTTGCAAATAACAAATTGTCAGGGCAGATACCAAGCGAACTGAGCAAGATTGATGGCTTGGAGTACTTGGATTTATCTGGAAACAACTTCAATGGCAAGATCCCTAGCGGGCTTTCGTCAAATCTAAAGGTATTTAACGTTTCCAACAATGATCTGTCGGGCCCTCTTCCTGAAGACTTGAGAGATCGTTTCCCTACCAGTTCATATCGGCCTGGGAATAGTATGCTAGTTCTTCCAAAAGACCTGCCTACAGAGGCTCATCTTAATGGGGCTTCAAGGCAGACAGATCACCACAGAGCACCATCATCTAGTGTTCGAATAGCAATTATTGTTGCGTCTGTGGGAGCATTAATTTTGATTGTGTTTGTTCTGTTCGCTTATTATCGTGCAAACTTCCATGGATATTCTGGTGGAAATGGATTCAGCAGTGGAAATACAGAAAGAAACGTTAAGTTAGGAGGATTTACTCGTCCTTCCTTTTTCAGTTTCCACAAAACTGCGACGACACCTCCACCTACTAGTTCGATGAGCTTTTCTAATGATCACTTGCTAAGTTCAAATTTAAGATCCTTGTCTGGGAAGAAAGAATTGGTAACCGAAACTGTTGAGCGTAATTTGTCGGGGCGAAGAGGAGTAGCGGATCCAGAAGTTACAAAACCTGACACGTCCGATAATCCTCCAATCTCTGGATGGCGGTCTTCTCCAGGGTCTCCGTTATCTTCATCTCCTCGGTTTGCTGAAGCTTATGAGCAACCTGCAATGTTAAATGTGTACTCACCAGATAGATTGGCTGGAGAGCTGTTTTTCCTTGACAATTCAATTGTATTTACAGCTGAAGAACTATCTCGTGCCCCAGCTGAAGTTCTTGGTAGAAGCAGCCATGGGACTCTATACAAGGCTACCCTAGATAGTGGACACATGTTGACAGTGAAGTGGTTGCGAGTAGGCCTGGTAAAGCATAAGAAGGATTTCTCAAAGGAAGCTAAAAAAATTGGATCTATTAGACATCCAAATGTTGTTTCTTTAAGGGCTTATTACTGGGGGCCTAGAGAACAAGAAAGACTGATTCTAGCAGATTATCTTGTTGGAGATAGCTTGGCGCTGCATCTATATG AAGGAACACCTCGAAGATACTCTCGATTATCCTTTCGGCAAAGACTAAAGGTTGCTGTGGATGTTGCTCGGGGACTGTGTTATCTCCATGATAAGAGCCTTCCTCATGGTAACCTGAAGCCTacaaatatacttctgagtggaACAGATCTTAATGCTAGGATCACAGATTACAGTCTCCATCGCCTAATGACACCCGCAGGAACTGCAGAACAGATATTAAACTTTGGAGCCATGGGATATGGTGCCCCAGAGTTAAGTAGTGCATCAAAACCCCTGCCGTCATATAAGGCAGATGTTTACGCATTTGGAGTAATACTCATGGAACTGTTAACAAGAAGAAGTGCAGGTGACATTATCTCTGGTCAGTCAGGAGCAGTCGATCTCACCGATTGGGTTAGGTTGTGCGCTCACGAAGGTCGGGGAACAGAGTGTTTCGATAGAGAAATGATTGCAAGTGGGGAGCAAACATCTCAAAAATCCATGGATGATTTGCTTTCGGTATCACTTAAATGCATCCTCCCTGTAAATGAGAGGCCTAACATCAGAACCATATATGAGGAATTGTGTTCTGTATCTGTTTAA